A single Curtobacterium sp. MCSS17_015 DNA region contains:
- a CDS encoding histidinol-phosphate transaminase yields MTDRPVHIRPEIAVLPPYKQGRQAAPDALKLSSNENPFPPLPGVVEAVQAQTAFNRYPDATALAVRAVLANRFGTTVDEVHVAPGSVAILHELAKATSGPGDEVVYAWRSFEAYPGVVTVAGATSVQVPNRPDGGHDLDTMAAAVTERTRMVIVCTPNNPTGPIVTGPEFEAFMAQVPASVLVVLDEAYAEFVTDVDAVRGPALLERYPNLVVLRTFSKAYGLAGLRVGYALGPAYVLDAVRACAIPLSVTAQGQAAALASLEREGELLERVAELAERRDRIRAGLLAQGWDVPEAQGNFVWLPTGEHTALAAEAFEHAGLIVRAFAPEGIRISIGEHEAVAKLLETAGAVVGRLTTAGSDRPVR; encoded by the coding sequence GTGACCGACCGACCTGTGCACATCCGTCCTGAGATCGCGGTCCTGCCGCCCTACAAGCAGGGACGCCAGGCCGCGCCGGACGCCCTCAAGCTCTCGAGCAACGAGAACCCCTTCCCGCCGCTGCCCGGCGTGGTCGAGGCCGTGCAGGCGCAGACCGCCTTCAACCGGTACCCGGACGCCACCGCGCTCGCGGTCCGTGCCGTCCTGGCCAACCGCTTCGGCACCACGGTCGACGAGGTCCACGTCGCCCCCGGCAGCGTCGCGATCCTGCACGAGCTGGCGAAGGCGACCTCGGGCCCCGGTGACGAGGTCGTGTACGCCTGGCGGTCGTTCGAGGCGTACCCCGGGGTCGTCACGGTCGCCGGTGCGACGAGCGTGCAGGTGCCGAACCGGCCGGACGGCGGGCACGACCTCGACACCATGGCAGCGGCGGTCACCGAACGGACCCGCATGGTGATCGTCTGCACGCCGAACAACCCCACCGGGCCGATCGTCACCGGGCCCGAGTTCGAGGCGTTCATGGCGCAGGTGCCGGCCTCCGTGCTCGTGGTGCTCGACGAGGCCTACGCCGAGTTCGTCACCGACGTCGACGCGGTCCGTGGTCCGGCGCTGCTCGAGCGGTACCCGAACCTGGTCGTGCTCCGGACCTTCTCGAAGGCGTACGGTCTGGCGGGCCTGCGCGTCGGGTACGCGCTCGGACCGGCATACGTCCTCGATGCCGTCCGTGCGTGCGCCATCCCGCTGTCGGTGACGGCGCAGGGACAGGCGGCAGCGCTGGCCAGTCTCGAGCGCGAGGGCGAGCTCCTCGAGCGGGTCGCCGAGCTGGCGGAGCGCCGGGACCGGATCCGCGCCGGGCTGCTCGCCCAGGGCTGGGACGTCCCCGAGGCGCAGGGCAACTTCGTGTGGCTCCCGACCGGTGAGCACACCGCGCTCGCCGCAGAGGCGTTCGAGCACGCCGGCCTCATCGTCCGGGCCTTCGCGCCCGAGGGCATCCGCATCTCGATCGGCGAGCACGAGGCTGTCGCAAAGCTCCTCGAAACCGCGGGTGCCGTTGTGGGACGTCTCACAACAGCGGGTTCCGACCGGCCGGTACGCTGA
- a CDS encoding thiamine pyrophosphate-dependent dehydrogenase E1 component subunit alpha — protein MLFRAAAPATTPVQLLDPEGRFVETDENAELAAVAQALPDETLLAMHRQMVLTRRFDHAAGNLQRTGQLGLWAPSHGQEAAQVGSAFALRPQDHVFPSYREHAVVLQRGVDPMEIISLFRGQAHGNWDPDERGNTHIYTLVIGAQTLHATGYAMGQALDGVVGTGDPTVDECSIVYFGDGATSQGDVNEAYVFAASHTAPVVFFLQNNHWAISVPVSVQSPTPLVDRPRGFGIPSIRVDGNDVLASYAASVVATEHARTGQGPAFVEADTYRIGAHTSSDDPTRYRADDELAGWVARDPITRSEAYLRSRGATDAQFAEFDAEGEQIAVDIRTRTNALQDPPMEAMFDNVYREPHPRIDEQRAWLRDYEAGQDAGAHA, from the coding sequence ATGTTGTTCCGCGCCGCGGCTCCTGCGACGACCCCCGTCCAGCTCCTCGACCCCGAGGGCCGGTTCGTGGAGACCGACGAGAACGCCGAACTCGCCGCCGTCGCACAGGCCCTCCCCGACGAGACCCTCCTCGCGATGCACCGGCAGATGGTGCTCACCCGACGCTTCGACCACGCCGCCGGGAACCTGCAGCGCACCGGCCAGCTCGGTCTGTGGGCGCCGAGCCACGGGCAGGAGGCCGCCCAGGTCGGGTCCGCGTTCGCGCTCCGACCGCAGGACCACGTCTTCCCGTCGTACCGCGAGCACGCCGTCGTCCTGCAGCGCGGGGTCGACCCGATGGAGATCATCTCGCTGTTCCGTGGGCAGGCCCACGGCAACTGGGACCCGGACGAGCGCGGCAACACGCACATCTACACGCTCGTCATCGGCGCGCAGACGCTGCACGCCACCGGGTACGCGATGGGCCAGGCGCTCGACGGCGTCGTCGGCACCGGTGACCCGACGGTCGACGAGTGCTCGATCGTCTACTTCGGCGACGGCGCGACCAGCCAGGGTGACGTGAACGAGGCGTACGTGTTCGCTGCGTCGCACACCGCCCCGGTCGTCTTCTTCCTGCAGAACAACCACTGGGCGATCTCGGTGCCGGTGTCGGTGCAGTCGCCGACCCCGCTCGTCGACCGGCCGCGTGGCTTCGGGATCCCGAGCATCCGGGTGGACGGCAACGACGTGCTCGCCTCGTACGCGGCGAGCGTCGTCGCGACCGAGCACGCCCGGACCGGTCAGGGCCCGGCGTTCGTCGAGGCCGACACCTACCGCATCGGTGCGCACACCAGCTCCGACGACCCCACCCGCTACCGGGCCGACGACGAGCTCGCCGGTTGGGTCGCCCGTGACCCGATCACCCGGTCCGAGGCGTACCTCCGCAGCCGCGGCGCGACCGACGCCCAGTTCGCGGAGTTCGACGCCGAGGGCGAGCAGATCGCGGTCGACATCCGCACCCGCACGAACGCCCTCCAGGACCCGCCGATGGAGGCGATGTTCGACAACGTCTACCGTGAGCCGCACCCGCGCATCGACGAGCAGCGCGCATGGCTCCGGGACTACGAGGCCGGCCAGGACGCAGGAGCCCACGCATGA